The Spodoptera frugiperda isolate SF20-4 chromosome 2, AGI-APGP_CSIRO_Sfru_2.0, whole genome shotgun sequence genome has a window encoding:
- the LOC118269107 gene encoding LOW QUALITY PROTEIN: palmitoyltransferase ZDHHC8 (The sequence of the model RefSeq protein was modified relative to this genomic sequence to represent the inferred CDS: inserted 2 bases in 1 codon), whose translation MPKCDLKTRYIPATFAWTLLLGTTSLFFYFPCQYYLHKHPWVPACQGFITFFVLANFTLATFMDPGVIPKAPPDEDREDDFRAPLYRSVEINGITVRMKWCVTCKFYRPPRCSHCSVCNHCIETFDHHCPWVNNCIGRRNYRFFFFFLISLSIHMLSIFGLSLYYIMNNNKTLTQVEPIVSMVIMGIIALLAIPIFGLTGFHMVLVSRGRTTNEQVTGKFTGGYNPFSKGCWYNCCYTQFGPQYPSLVRPSKYIYKGGKKRREAMPGGGHSASAISTIATDTQHQVKTYTADNGTAHRPAGPHAHYNKLVWAAPSQLSPGREETEAELDGPGASQSADCEPTPPPLQRRGSAANLFPPDAHHHLPPRPHHYPRLSPLSRNTSHGGTTTSGYRVVMEPVRYDAGSNGGARPSPTMQQRIKALGVPTPLAVSSPVRRSNPGTPTQPRRPDFIGVGGRASPQRRFLSEGELLRPEPAAPHRPTADDIRELAASPQRGNYLWAERPPHPAAHAHPAHAPHPPHAAHLAHGVPRGGVAVFPPGVAGPGGVAAASPLARRRGGAGGVPRRXAAVVRARAGGAGRAGVARAAAGAAGPRVGVRLQLRDLRVSRPTRPGRGQRLTLGTLVTCDRTFISMYICEYL comes from the exons GTGTCAATACTACCTTCACAAGCACCCATGGGTTCCCGCGTGCCAAGGCTTCAtaacgttttttgttttggCCAATTTTACCCTGGCCACTTTCATGGACCCGGGAGTTATACCAAAAG CTCCACCTGACGAGGATCGGGAGGACGACTTCCGAGCGCCCCTGTACCGCAGCGTGGAGATCAACGGTATCACGGTGCGGATGAAATGGTGCGTCACCTGCAAGTTCTACCGGCCGCCGCGCTGCTCGCACTGTTCCGTCTGCAATCATTGCATAGAA ACATTTGACCACCACTGTCCGTGGGTGAACAACTGCATCGGACGGCGTAACTAcagattcttttttttcttcCTAATATCACTCTCTATACATATGCTGAGTATATTCGGACTTAGTTTATACTACATCATGAACAATAACAAAACGTTGACGCAAGTCGAGCCTATTGTGTC AATGGTAATAATGGGCATTATAGCACTATTAGCGATACCAATATTTGGTTTGACGGGGTTCCATATGGTGCTAGTGTCCCGGGGGCGCACGACCAACGAGCAGGTGACGGGCAAGTTCACCGGGGGGTACAACCCCTTCTCCAAAGGATGCTGGTACAACTGCTGCTATACGCAGTTTGGACCTCAGTATCCTAG tCTAGTCCGACCATCGAAATACATATACAAAGGTGGTAAGAAGCGAAGAGAAGCGATGCCGGGAGGCGGGCACTCTGCCTCAGCTATATCGACGATAGCTACCGACACGCAGCATCAGGTAAAGACGTACACGGCGGACAACGGCACGGCGCACCGCCCCGCTGGACCGCACGCGCATTATAACAAG TTGGTGTGGGCGGCGCCCTCGCAGCTGTCTCCTGGCCGCGAGGAGACGGAGGCCGAGCTGGACGGGCCCGGCGCCTCCCAGTCCGCGGACTGCGAGCCCACGCCGCCCCCCCTACAACGGAGGGGTTCCGCAGCCAACCTCTTCCCCCCCGACGCACATCATCACTTGCCGCCACGGCCGCACCATTATCCACGACTCAGCCCGCTCTCCAGAAATACCag CCACGGTGGCACAACGACATCAGGCTACCGGGTGGTGATGGAGCCGGTGAGATACGACGCGGGCTCTAACGGAGGAGCCCGGCCGTCGCCCACCATGCAGCAGAGGATCAAGGCGCTCGGCGTCCCCACGCCGCTAGCAGTCAGCAGTCCTGTCAGAAG GTCCAACCCGGGCACGCCGACGCAGCCGCGCCGCCCCGACTTCATCGGCGTCGGCGGGCGCGCCTCGCCGCAGCGCCGCTTCCTGTCCGAgggcgagctgctgcggcccgaGCCGGCCGCGCCGCACCGGCCCACGGCCGACGACATCCGCGAGCTGGCCGCGTCCCCGCAGCGCGGGAACTACCTCTGGGCCGAGCGCCCGCCGCACCCCGCCGCGCACGCGCACCCCGCGCACGCCCCGCACCCCCCGCACGCCGCGCACCTCGCGCACGGCGTGCCGCGCGGCGGCGTGGCCGTGTTCCCGCCCGGCGTGGCGGGCCCGGGCGGCGTGGCGGCGGCGTCCCCGCTGGCGCGGCGGCGGGGCGGGGCGGGCGGGGTCCCCCGACG GGCCGCTGTCGTTCGTGCGCGCGCTGGAGGTGCAGGACGCGCTGGAgtcgcgcgcgccgccgccggagCCGCCGGACCGCGCGTCGGTGTACGACTGCAACTACGAGATCTCCGTGTGAGCCGACCGACCCGCCCGGGCCGCGGGCAGCGACTGACTCTCGGCACTCTCGTGACGTGTGATCGCActtttatatctatgtatatttgtgAGTATCTGTAA
- the LOC118269161 gene encoding 60S ribosomal protein L27 — protein sequence MGKIMKPGKVVLVLSGRYAGRKAIVVKNYDEGTSDKPYGHAFVAGIDRYPRKVHKRMGKNKIHKRSKVKPFVKVVNYNHLMPTRYSVDFSFDKFSAKDLKDPAKRKKLRFNTRVRFEERYKSGKNKWFFQKLRF from the exons ATGGGTAAGATTATGAAACCAGGAAAAGTGGTGCTGGTCCTCAGTGGCCGGTACGCGGGCCGCAAGGCGATCGTGGTCAAAAACTACGACGAAGGCACCTCAGACAAGCCTTACGGACACGCTTTCGTCGCCGGCATCGACAGGTATCCCCGTAAAGTGCACAAGAGGATGGGCAAAAACAAAATCCACAAGCGATCCAAAGTAAAGCCTTTCGTCAAG GTTGTCAACTACAATCACTTGATGCCCACTCGCTACTCAGTTGACTTCAGCTTCGACAAGTTCAGCGCAAAGGACCTGAAAGACCCCGCCAAGCGCAAGAAGCTCCGTTTCAACACAAGAGTGCGCTTCGAAGAGAGATACAAGAGCGGAAAGAACAAGTGGTTCTTCCAGAAGCTTAGgttctaa
- the LOC118269162 gene encoding dynactin subunit 2 has translation MADPKYENLPGIAYDQPDVYETGDLPEADQPDPTEEEENECIEQLHLSVKDSFNKFKGRFLTGAVDFSDRLSRKSRIGYRAGEWELAAEGEPETILERYNRLRCEFSELLEQVAEQQNKATESEKDEYTKLAVQINSTKKLLEELKLEEGEQIDPKAEKLKEYLSSSNKKTKQGEVATAHLKLKPEVNLAYTTRIAQLEHRLHKLEQAAGVRDEEAFRRLQAATGQATLCGAAASLAAQTSLLRPAELAAAEARVTSLLSNVDALKAAVKPADPELDAKVNELYKLLKQIDGISHSEILERMEALEALHNQASNFGKSLTELETLQTTIASGVQNNKELLQGVQEVFAHNVDSVNKEIKKLDERISKLAAA, from the exons ATGGCTGATCCTAAATATGAAAATCTCCCGGGCATA gCTTACGACCAACCTGATGTTTATGAGACCGGTGATTTACCGGAGGCCGACCAGCCTGACCCTACTGAGGAAGAAGAAAATGAATGTATTGAGCAATTGCATTTATCTGTGAAAGATTCTTTCAACAAGTTTAAAGGGAGGTTTTTAACTGGTGCTGTTGACTTTTCCGATAGACTGAGCCGAAAATCTCGAATTGGATATAG GGCTGGAGAATGGGAATTGGCAGCTGAAGGAGAGCCAGAGACTATCCTAGAGCGGTACAACAGGCTCCGTTGTGAGTTCTCAGAGTTACTTGAACAAGTGGCAGAGCAGCAGAACAAAGCTACTGAGAGTGAAAAG GACGAGTACACGAAGCTAGCAGTTCAAATCAACTCAACAAAGAAATTACTAGAAGAATTAAAATTGGAAGAGGGAGAACAAATTGATCCCAAAGCAGAGAAGTTAAA GGAATACTTATCAAGTTCCAATAAGAAGACAAAGCAGGGAGAGGTGGCGACTGCCCACCTGAAGCTGAAACCTGAAGTCAACCTGGCATACACCACTCGGATAGCGCAGCTTGAACATAG GTTACACAAGTTGGAGCAGGCAGCGGGAGTAAGAGATGAAGAGGCATTTAGGAGACTGCAGGCAGCTACGGGACAG GCGACACTATGCGGCGCGGCGGCGTCGCTGGCCGCCCAGACGTCCCTGCTGCGGCCGGCCGAGCTCGCGGCCGCGGAGGCGCGCGTCACGTCGCTGCTGTCCAACGTCGACGCTCTGAAGGCAGCCGTCAAACCTGCCGACCCTGAACTGGATGCTAAG GTGAACGAGCTGTACAAACTACTGAAGCAGATAGATGGTATATCACATTCCGAGATCTTGGAACGCATGGAGGCACTGGAAGCCTTGCACAACCAGG CGAGTAACTTCGGTAAATCACTGACGGAGTTGGAAACCCTGCAGACTACGATAGCGAGTGGGGTGCAGAACAACAAGGAGCTACTACAGGGTGTTCAAGAAGTGTTCGCACACAACGTGGACAGTGTCAACAAAGAGATCAAGAAGCTAGACGAACGGATCTCGAAGCTGGCCGCGGCGTGA
- the LOC118269145 gene encoding B-cell receptor-associated protein 31, producing the protein MSLQWTIIATFLYAEIAIVLLLTLPIASPSKWQRFFKSKFLAYISGQASIYFLILIGVLVLCLLDAIREMQKYSNIESTDHQHLDAEMQGNMRLFRAQRNFYISGFALFLLVVIRRLVQLISQLATLLAQSEANFRQAQSATVTARDLLEKAGAGDEQNKKELDELKSKITLLEKELNKEKKDKEAVKSQAESLNKEYDRLAEEHSKLQKKLTVASGGDSKKDE; encoded by the coding sequence ATGAGTTTACAGTGGACCATCATCGCGACGTTCTTGTACGCCGAAATCGCAATCGTGCTCCTCTTGACATTGCCGATCGCAAGTCCATCAAAATGGCAGAGATTTTTCAAGTCAAAATTCCTCGCTTACATAAGTGGTCAAGCgtctatttactttttaattcttATTGGAGTGCTAGTACTATGCCTTCTCGATGCCATCCGCGAGATGCAGAAGTACTCGAACATCGAGTCTACCGACCACCAGCACTTGGACGCGGAGATGCAAGGTAACATGAGGCTGTTCCGTGCTCAGAGAAACTTCTACATTTCTGGGTTTGCGTTATTCTTGCTGGTAGTCATTCGCCGGTTGGTCCAACTGATTTCGCAGTTGGCGACTCTTTTGGCACAGTCCGAGGCTAACTTCCGTCAAGCGCAGAGCGCTACAGTTACTGCCAGGGACCTTCTGGAAAAGGCTGGCGCCGGTGACGAGCAGAATAAGAAAGAGCTAGATGAACTGAAGAGCAAAATCACATTGCTGGAGAAGGAATTGAACAAAGAGAAGAAGGACAAGGAAGCTGTGAAATCCCAGGCTGAGAGCCTCAACAAGGAGTATGACAGACTTGCTGAGGAGCACAGCAAACTACAGAAGAAGCTGACAGTAGCCAGTGGAGGTGACTCCAAGAAGGATGAATAG